One segment of Gordonia terrae DNA contains the following:
- a CDS encoding NUDIX hydrolase, producing the protein MAKKTNEVWAAGGVVWRPKGSGSAGADAVGNGDLEIAVVHRPKYDDWTLPKGKAESGETLIDTAVREIAEETGQHVILGRHLDDVHYDLGSTRKHVRYWSARALDGEFVAGSEVDELRWLSVDKARETLSYPLDRAILEEFVRLPADLHTFLLVRHAKAGRRSTYKGDDRLRPLDKLGRAQADALAPLLVAFGARRVHSADRVRCEQTLEPLRERLGVELHSEPDLSEETYRTNPVAAQRRILQLATDATSTPAVCSQGKVIPPLMDWWADRDAIALPKASNRKGSVWVLSLHDGRLVAADHIAGPLPTA; encoded by the coding sequence ATGGCGAAGAAGACGAATGAGGTGTGGGCCGCGGGCGGCGTGGTCTGGCGGCCGAAGGGCTCCGGTTCCGCCGGGGCCGACGCTGTCGGGAACGGCGATCTCGAGATCGCGGTCGTCCACCGCCCGAAGTACGACGACTGGACGCTGCCCAAGGGAAAAGCCGAGTCGGGTGAGACGCTCATCGACACCGCGGTGCGCGAGATCGCCGAGGAGACCGGACAACACGTCATCCTCGGCCGGCACCTCGACGACGTCCACTACGACTTGGGCAGTACGCGCAAGCATGTGCGCTACTGGTCGGCCCGGGCGCTCGACGGGGAGTTCGTCGCCGGCAGCGAGGTCGACGAACTGCGTTGGCTCTCGGTCGACAAGGCCCGGGAGACGCTGAGTTACCCGCTCGACCGGGCGATCCTGGAAGAGTTCGTACGACTCCCCGCGGACCTGCATACGTTTCTCCTGGTCCGGCACGCCAAGGCCGGCCGGCGCTCGACGTACAAGGGCGACGACCGGCTGCGGCCGTTGGACAAGCTGGGCCGCGCGCAGGCAGACGCCCTGGCCCCGCTGCTGGTGGCGTTCGGGGCGAGGCGAGTTCACTCGGCTGATCGCGTGCGTTGCGAGCAGACCCTGGAACCGCTACGCGAGCGCCTCGGCGTCGAGTTGCACAGCGAGCCGGATCTGTCGGAGGAGACGTACCGGACGAATCCGGTGGCGGCGCAACGTCGGATACTCCAGCTCGCGACCGACGCGACGTCGACGCCGGCGGTCTGCAGTCAGGGGAAGGTGATCCCGCCCCTCATGGACTGGTGGGCCGACCGGGACGCGATCGCGCTTCCCAAGGCGTCCAATCGCAAGGGAAGCGTGTGGGTTCTGTCGCTCCACGACGGCAGGTTGGTGGCGGCCGATCACATCGCCGGGCCACTCCCCACAGCCTGA
- a CDS encoding HU family DNA-binding protein, whose protein sequence is MNKAELIDELTKKLDADRKTATEAVELVVDTIVRAVNKGESVTITGFGVFEKRKRAPRVARNPRTGETVKVRATSVPAFRPGAQFKAVVAGKQKLSATGPAVKRGSGTTATAAKKAAPAKKTAAKKATTAAKKTTAAKKAPAKTTAAKKTTAAKKAPAKTTAAKKTTTAAKKAPAKKAAPAKKATAAKKAPAKKTAAKKTAAKKTTRR, encoded by the coding sequence ATGAACAAGGCGGAGCTCATTGATGAGCTGACCAAGAAGCTCGACGCGGATCGCAAGACTGCGACTGAAGCCGTCGAGCTCGTCGTCGACACGATCGTGCGCGCTGTCAACAAGGGCGAGAGCGTGACGATCACCGGCTTCGGCGTATTCGAGAAGCGGAAGCGCGCACCGCGCGTCGCCCGCAACCCGCGCACCGGCGAGACCGTGAAGGTCCGCGCGACATCGGTTCCGGCATTCCGTCCGGGCGCTCAGTTCAAGGCCGTCGTCGCCGGCAAGCAGAAGCTGTCCGCCACCGGCCCGGCTGTGAAGCGCGGCAGCGGAACCACCGCCACGGCTGCCAAGAAGGCTGCCCCGGCAAAGAAGACCGCAGCCAAGAAGGCCACCACCGCGGCCAAGAAGACCACGGCGGCCAAGAAGGCTCCGGCCAAGACCACCGCGGCCAAGAAGACCACGGCGGCCAAGAAGGCTCCGGCCAAGACCACCGCGGCCAAGAAGACCACGACCGCCGCGAAGAAGGCTCCGGCCAAGAAGGCCGCGCCGGCCAAGAAGGCCACGGCCGCGAAGAAGGCTCCGGCCAAGAAGACCGCCGCAAAGAAGACCGCGGCAAAGAAGACCACTCGTCGCTGA
- the leuD gene encoding 3-isopropylmalate dehydratase small subunit: MEPFTEHTGIGVPLRRSNVDTDQIIPAVYLKRVTRTGFEDGLFAGWRTDPDFILNNEPWSRGSVLVAGPDFGTGSSREHAVWALSDFGFRVVISSRFADIFRGNSGKAGLVAAQVEQSDVELLWKRLEENPGLEVTVSLVDKTVTAGDLVVPLAIDDYTRWRLMEGLDDIGLTLRQVDAISAFESTRPAFKPRTLAD, from the coding sequence ATGGAACCGTTCACCGAACACACCGGCATCGGCGTCCCGCTGCGGCGCAGCAATGTCGACACCGACCAGATCATCCCGGCCGTCTATCTGAAGCGGGTGACACGCACCGGCTTTGAGGACGGTCTGTTCGCCGGCTGGCGGACCGATCCCGACTTCATCCTCAACAACGAGCCCTGGAGCCGCGGGTCGGTCCTGGTCGCCGGTCCCGACTTCGGCACCGGCTCCTCGCGCGAGCACGCGGTCTGGGCCCTGTCCGATTTCGGTTTCCGCGTGGTGATCTCGTCCCGCTTCGCCGACATCTTCCGCGGCAACTCGGGCAAGGCGGGCCTGGTGGCCGCCCAGGTCGAGCAGTCCGACGTCGAACTGCTCTGGAAGCGGCTCGAGGAGAATCCGGGACTCGAAGTGACCGTGAGCCTTGTCGATAAGACGGTCACCGCCGGAGACCTCGTGGTGCCGTTGGCAATTGATGACTACACCCGGTGGCGCCTGATGGAGGGTCTCGACGACATCGGACTCACGTTGCGCCAGGTAGACGCGATTTCCGCGTTCGAGTCGACGCGTCCGGCGTTCAAGCCGCGGACCCTCGCGGACTGA
- the leuC gene encoding 3-isopropylmalate dehydratase large subunit → MSNSPAQPLTLAEKVWRDHVVVPGDVDASGNTNPDLIYIDLHLVHEVTSPQAFEGLRLAGRPVRRPDLTIATEDHNVPTVDIDKPIADPVSRTQVDTLRSNCEEFGVRLHPMGDAEQGIVHVVGPQLGLTQPGMTVVCGDSHTSTHGAFGAIAMGIGTSEVEHVLATQTLSLRPFKTMAINVDGELPPGVTSKDLILAIIAKIGTGGGQGYVLEYRGEAIRKLSMEARMTVCNMSIEAGARAGMIAPDETTYEFLKGRPHAPAGADWDAAVAYWDSLRTDPDATFDAEVHIDATTLTPFVTWGTNPGQGAPLGAAVPDPADYGDEVKAGAAAKALEYMGLEPGTPLRDIKVDTVFVGSCTNGRIEDLREVAGILKGRKVADGMRMLIVPGSMRVRAQAEDEGLGEIFVAAGAEWRQAGCSMCLGMNPDQLAPGERCASTSNRNFEGRQGKGGRTHLVSPGVAAATALRGTLSAPADLDSLSAPADLG, encoded by the coding sequence ATGAGCAACAGCCCAGCCCAGCCGCTAACTCTCGCCGAGAAGGTGTGGCGCGACCACGTCGTGGTCCCCGGTGACGTCGACGCGTCCGGCAACACCAATCCCGACCTGATCTACATCGACCTCCACCTCGTGCACGAGGTCACCAGTCCGCAGGCCTTCGAGGGCCTGCGCCTCGCCGGACGTCCGGTTCGGCGACCCGACCTGACGATCGCGACCGAGGATCACAATGTCCCGACGGTGGACATCGACAAGCCCATCGCCGACCCGGTCTCGCGCACCCAGGTCGATACCCTCCGCAGCAACTGCGAAGAGTTCGGCGTCCGTCTGCATCCCATGGGAGATGCCGAGCAGGGCATCGTCCATGTCGTCGGGCCGCAGCTGGGCCTCACCCAGCCCGGCATGACCGTGGTGTGCGGCGACAGTCACACGTCGACACATGGTGCCTTCGGTGCGATCGCGATGGGAATCGGCACCAGCGAGGTCGAGCACGTCCTCGCCACCCAGACACTGTCGTTGCGCCCGTTCAAGACGATGGCCATCAACGTCGACGGCGAGCTGCCGCCGGGTGTGACGAGCAAGGACCTGATCCTCGCGATCATCGCGAAGATCGGCACCGGCGGTGGCCAGGGCTACGTGTTGGAGTACCGCGGCGAGGCGATCCGCAAGCTGTCCATGGAAGCCCGGATGACGGTGTGCAACATGTCGATCGAGGCGGGGGCCCGGGCCGGGATGATCGCGCCCGACGAGACCACCTATGAGTTCCTCAAGGGTCGTCCGCACGCTCCGGCCGGTGCCGATTGGGATGCCGCTGTTGCCTATTGGGACAGTCTGCGCACCGATCCCGACGCCACTTTCGACGCCGAGGTGCACATCGACGCCACCACGCTGACCCCCTTTGTCACGTGGGGAACCAACCCGGGCCAGGGTGCGCCGCTCGGCGCCGCGGTGCCGGACCCGGCCGACTACGGCGACGAGGTCAAGGCCGGCGCCGCGGCGAAGGCGCTGGAGTACATGGGCCTCGAGCCCGGAACGCCGCTGCGTGACATCAAGGTGGACACGGTCTTCGTGGGCTCGTGCACGAACGGCCGGATCGAGGATCTGCGCGAGGTCGCGGGCATCCTCAAGGGTCGCAAGGTCGCGGACGGCATGCGGATGCTGATCGTCCCCGGCTCGATGCGCGTGCGCGCGCAGGCCGAGGACGAAGGGCTCGGCGAGATCTTCGTCGCGGCGGGCGCCGAGTGGCGGCAGGCCGGATGCTCGATGTGTCTCGGCATGAACCCGGATCAACTCGCCCCGGGTGAGCGATGCGCATCGACGTCGAACCGGAATTTCGAAGGGCGCCAGGGCAAGGGTGGTCGAACCCACCTCGTGTCGCCGGGAGTGGCCGCGGCCACCGCGCTGCGCGGCACCCTGTCGGCGCCCGCCGATCTCGACTCACTGTCGGCGCCCGCCGATCTCGGTTGA
- a CDS encoding IclR family transcriptional regulator, translating into MGKDTASAVSSGIGVLDKSVAVLHAIAEAPCNLSELCDRTGLPRATAHRLAVGLETHRFLIRDVTGRWQPGPVLGELASSAHDPVTESALMVLPRLRDITGESVQVYRREGAERVCVAAMEPPTGLRDTVPVGTRFPMSAGSAAKVLLAWADPATQRALVPDSVFSERALHEIRRRGWAQSAGERAAGVASVSAPVRDGNGDVVAAISVSGPIDRMGRRPGARWAADLLAAADAIHKRLQAARP; encoded by the coding sequence ATGGGAAAGGATACCGCATCTGCGGTCAGCAGCGGAATCGGTGTGCTCGACAAGTCGGTGGCGGTGCTGCACGCGATCGCCGAGGCCCCGTGCAATCTGTCGGAGCTCTGCGATCGGACCGGACTGCCCCGGGCGACGGCACACCGGCTCGCGGTCGGGCTCGAGACCCACCGCTTCCTCATCAGGGACGTCACCGGACGCTGGCAACCCGGCCCCGTCCTCGGCGAACTCGCCTCCTCGGCACACGATCCCGTCACCGAGTCGGCGCTCATGGTCCTCCCCCGGCTTCGTGACATCACCGGCGAATCGGTCCAGGTCTATCGCCGCGAAGGAGCCGAACGCGTCTGCGTCGCGGCGATGGAACCACCGACCGGCCTGCGGGACACCGTCCCGGTGGGCACCCGCTTCCCGATGAGCGCGGGGTCGGCGGCGAAGGTCCTCCTCGCCTGGGCGGACCCAGCAACCCAGCGGGCGCTCGTGCCGGACAGTGTCTTCAGCGAGCGGGCGCTGCACGAGATCCGCCGCCGCGGGTGGGCGCAGAGCGCCGGTGAACGAGCCGCCGGGGTGGCGAGTGTGTCGGCTCCGGTACGCGACGGCAACGGTGACGTCGTCGCGGCGATATCGGTGTCCGGGCCCATCGACCGGATGGGGCGCCGGCCCGGTGCGCGCTGGGCGGCCGACCTGCTCGCCGCCGCGGACGCGATCCACAAACGTCTTCAGGCCGCTCGTCCCTGA
- a CDS encoding PPOX class F420-dependent oxidoreductase, giving the protein MGVNQRSQIVMSEDEIAEFVARSRTATLATTGPDGSIHLVAMWYGIVDGDIWFETKSKSQKAVNIRRNSRCSVMIEDGDTYDTLRGVTFEGVAEILDDPDSCLKVGISVWERYTAPYTEESRPFVEQMMNKRVAVRIRPSRTRSWDHRKLGIPEMPASGSTAEFL; this is encoded by the coding sequence ATGGGAGTCAATCAACGTAGTCAGATCGTCATGTCCGAGGACGAGATCGCGGAGTTCGTCGCGCGCAGCCGGACCGCGACCCTCGCCACCACCGGACCCGACGGGAGCATCCACCTGGTGGCGATGTGGTACGGGATCGTCGACGGCGACATCTGGTTCGAGACGAAATCCAAGTCCCAGAAGGCGGTCAACATCCGCCGCAACAGCCGGTGTTCGGTGATGATCGAGGACGGCGACACCTACGACACCCTCCGAGGCGTCACCTTCGAGGGGGTCGCCGAGATCCTCGACGACCCGGACTCATGTCTGAAGGTGGGCATCAGCGTCTGGGAGCGCTACACCGCGCCCTACACCGAAGAATCGCGGCCGTTCGTGGAGCAGATGATGAACAAGCGCGTCGCCGTGCGGATCAGACCGTCTCGCACACGTTCCTGGGACCACCGCAAGCTCGGCATCCCCGAGATGCCGGCCTCCGGAAGCACCGCCGAATTCCTGTGA
- the gltX gene encoding glutamate--tRNA ligase: MTSTEGVRVRFCPSPTGTPHVGLVRTALFNFVQARHDGGTFVFRIEDTDAARDSEESYAAILDALRWLGLDWDEGPEVGGPYGPYRQSERRDLHAEVVARLLAAGEAYEAFSTPEEVEARHRAAGRDPKLGYDNFDRDLTAEQRAAYVDEGRKPVVRLRMPDTDISWDDLVRGTTTIKAGTVPDFALTRASGDPLYTLVNPVDDAMMKITHVLRGEDLFSSTPRQLALYDALIRIGVADAVPAFGHLPFVMGEGNKKLSKRDPQSNLFHHRDRGFIPEGLLNYLALLGWGYKSDVDVFSLDEMITAFDVRQVNSNPARFDQKKADAINAEHIRRLDLGDFTARLKSYLVAQGKLTETADGETFAALAELVQTRIQVLGDAWDLISFVYVSDAEFTIDEKAASKNLGADAVAVLDATIAAIESLDSFTTAALQDALNAALVDDLGLKPRKAFGPVRVAVTGSQVSPPLFESMEILGRDKTLARLSSAREIAAK; this comes from the coding sequence ATGACCAGTACTGAGGGTGTGCGCGTCCGATTCTGTCCGTCTCCGACGGGGACGCCGCACGTGGGGCTCGTGCGAACCGCGCTCTTCAACTTCGTCCAGGCCCGCCACGACGGGGGCACCTTCGTCTTCCGCATCGAGGACACCGATGCCGCGCGCGACAGCGAGGAGTCCTACGCGGCCATCCTCGACGCGCTCCGGTGGCTCGGGCTCGACTGGGACGAGGGGCCCGAGGTCGGCGGCCCGTACGGACCCTACCGGCAGTCCGAGCGTCGAGACCTCCATGCCGAAGTCGTCGCGCGGTTGCTCGCGGCGGGCGAGGCCTACGAGGCCTTCTCCACCCCCGAGGAGGTCGAGGCCCGTCACCGCGCCGCCGGCCGTGACCCGAAGCTGGGTTACGACAACTTCGACCGTGACCTGACCGCCGAGCAGCGCGCGGCGTATGTGGACGAAGGGCGCAAACCCGTTGTCCGCCTTCGTATGCCGGACACCGACATCTCGTGGGACGATCTCGTGCGCGGAACCACGACGATCAAGGCGGGTACCGTGCCGGATTTCGCCCTCACGCGCGCCTCGGGCGATCCGCTCTACACCTTGGTCAATCCGGTCGACGACGCCATGATGAAGATCACCCACGTCCTGCGCGGGGAGGACCTCTTCTCCTCCACCCCGCGTCAGCTGGCGCTCTACGACGCGCTGATCCGCATCGGCGTAGCCGACGCGGTCCCGGCCTTCGGCCACCTTCCGTTCGTGATGGGGGAGGGCAACAAGAAGCTCTCCAAGCGCGACCCGCAGTCGAATCTCTTCCATCATCGGGATCGCGGATTCATCCCGGAGGGTCTGCTCAACTACCTCGCGCTGCTCGGCTGGGGCTACAAGAGTGATGTCGATGTCTTCAGCCTGGACGAGATGATCACGGCTTTCGATGTGCGACAGGTCAATTCCAACCCTGCGCGATTCGACCAGAAGAAGGCCGACGCCATCAATGCCGAGCACATCCGCCGGCTGGACCTCGGTGACTTCACCGCTCGGCTCAAGTCGTACCTCGTCGCGCAGGGCAAGCTCACCGAGACCGCCGATGGCGAGACCTTCGCAGCTCTGGCCGAGCTGGTGCAGACGCGTATCCAGGTCCTGGGGGATGCCTGGGATCTCATCTCGTTCGTCTACGTCTCGGACGCCGAGTTCACGATCGACGAGAAGGCCGCGAGCAAGAACCTGGGCGCCGACGCCGTGGCGGTTCTGGACGCCACCATCGCCGCGATCGAGTCGCTGGATTCCTTCACGACGGCTGCGCTGCAGGATGCGCTGAACGCCGCGCTGGTGGACGATCTCGGGCTCAAACCGCGCAAGGCGTTCGGTCCGGTGCGGGTGGCCGTGACCGGCTCCCAGGTCAGTCCTCCGCTGTTCGAGTCGATGGAGATCCTGGGTCGCGACAAGACGCTCGCGCGCCTGTCCTCGGCTCGGGAGATTGCGGCCAAATAA
- a CDS encoding alpha/beta fold hydrolase has product MTAPSTARVNGIDISYSVAGSGPLVVMVMGTGSPGRVWKAHQEPALVKAGFTVVTFDNRGVAPSSECAEGFTLDDMVADTAALIEHLGRGPAIVIGTSLGARITQELALARPDVVKAAVMVATYGRNTPLQEAISAGERALYDNKIKLPPEYEAAITAHLNLSPHTLDDDRTARDWLDIIGFSPQTITPGVRAQLELHNKESDRLAAYRGIDRPALVVGFADDRTLPAKLAREVAEAIPGAQYVEIERAGHFGYLEQPAEVNRVLVEFCERHRA; this is encoded by the coding sequence GTGACAGCTCCCAGCACGGCTCGAGTCAACGGCATCGACATCTCCTACAGCGTGGCCGGTTCCGGCCCGCTGGTCGTCATGGTGATGGGGACCGGCAGTCCCGGACGGGTGTGGAAGGCCCACCAGGAACCGGCTCTGGTGAAGGCCGGATTCACCGTGGTGACCTTCGACAACCGTGGTGTGGCGCCGTCTTCGGAGTGTGCCGAGGGCTTCACGCTCGATGACATGGTCGCCGACACGGCTGCGCTGATCGAGCATCTCGGACGAGGCCCGGCGATCGTGATCGGCACCTCGCTGGGCGCCCGGATCACCCAGGAGTTGGCGCTGGCGCGGCCAGATGTGGTGAAAGCTGCGGTGATGGTCGCGACGTATGGCCGCAACACCCCACTGCAGGAGGCGATCTCGGCCGGCGAGCGCGCGCTGTACGACAACAAGATAAAGCTGCCGCCGGAGTACGAGGCCGCCATCACCGCCCATCTGAACCTGTCGCCGCACACGCTCGACGACGACCGCACGGCGCGTGACTGGCTCGACATCATCGGGTTCTCACCGCAGACGATCACCCCGGGGGTCCGCGCGCAGCTCGAACTGCACAACAAGGAGTCCGACCGCCTCGCCGCCTACCGCGGAATCGACCGGCCGGCGCTGGTCGTCGGTTTCGCCGACGATCGGACGTTGCCGGCGAAGCTGGCGCGCGAAGTGGCCGAGGCCATTCCGGGCGCGCAGTACGTCGAGATCGAACGGGCCGGGCATTTCGGCTATCTCGAACAGCCGGCCGAGGTGAATCGGGTCCTCGTCGAGTTCTGCGAGCGGCACCGGGCCTGA
- a CDS encoding fumarylacetoacetate hydrolase family protein, producing MRLGRIASPDGVAFVSVEGDGGDAVMKEIAEHPFGTPTFTGRSWKAADVRVLAPILASKVICIGKNYAAHAAEMGGEAPADPVIFLKPNTSIIGPELPIVRPPSSERVDYEGELAIVIGRACKDVKAAQAKDVILGYTVANDVTARDHQQADGQWTRGKGYDTFCPLGPWIDTAFDPSDVELVTELDGEVKQRTRTSLMLHDVGEIVEWISRVMTLLPGDVILTGTPEGVGPMVAGQRVSVTVEGIGTLSNPVVDK from the coding sequence ATGCGCTTAGGTCGAATTGCGAGTCCTGACGGCGTGGCATTCGTGTCCGTCGAGGGCGACGGTGGCGATGCCGTCATGAAGGAGATCGCCGAGCACCCCTTCGGCACGCCGACGTTCACCGGTCGCTCGTGGAAGGCGGCAGATGTGCGGGTCCTGGCCCCGATCCTGGCCAGCAAGGTGATCTGCATCGGCAAGAACTACGCCGCGCACGCCGCGGAGATGGGTGGTGAAGCGCCCGCCGACCCGGTGATCTTCCTCAAGCCGAACACGTCGATCATCGGTCCCGAGCTGCCCATCGTGCGCCCACCGTCGTCGGAACGTGTGGACTACGAAGGCGAACTCGCGATCGTCATCGGACGGGCGTGCAAGGACGTGAAGGCGGCACAGGCCAAAGACGTGATCCTCGGTTACACGGTCGCCAACGACGTGACCGCCCGCGATCACCAGCAGGCCGACGGGCAGTGGACCCGCGGGAAGGGTTACGACACCTTCTGTCCGCTCGGTCCATGGATCGATACCGCATTCGACCCGTCCGACGTCGAGCTCGTGACGGAACTCGATGGCGAGGTCAAGCAGCGGACCCGCACGTCGCTGATGCTCCACGACGTCGGCGAGATCGTCGAGTGGATCTCGCGCGTCATGACCCTGCTGCCGGGCGACGTGATCCTCACGGGCACCCCGGAAGGCGTGGGCCCCATGGTCGCCGGCCAGCGCGTCTCGGTGACCGTCGAAGGTATCGGTACGCTCTCCAACCCGGTGGTGGACAAGTGA